The DNA region tttatcattatcattttcatcacctTTGGTCGCCGTTTCACCGGTTGGATTaaacaaatcattttcatcaccatcaccattttcTATGGTAATATCTTCTTCAAGTTTTaagaattgaaataattgatcattatcgttgGCATTTTCCAGATCTTCATAATCCTAATgatagaaataataatggttgaaaaaaaaaattattgataaaaaaattcaaaatgttttaCACATACACCacaatattgatcatcattgaaaaattgtggAGGCTGTGGTGGCATTGATTCATTACGCCGTTTAGCTGCCTGTAACATAATCTCTTTTTGTGATTCCAACAATGGATCGGCAATATCGATcaattcatattttattttatatgaaTCCAATAGAAATTGTGCACGAAGTTGATGTTTTTTAACCTAgattgcaacaacaaaaaaaaattaacaaatgtTCAACGACATCATTtagttataaaaaaaacttacttcTTTTGAAGCCGAAATACCCGAAATGAACACTTTGACAaccattattgtttttatgtttgaattttattaattgattattacaatttcaatattcaattttaccGGCGTgagataaaattttcaattgacaatatttaaaatattttttacgACAAGCCAAAACCGGGATTCGTTAcacgttgtttttgttgttgttgttgttgttttgaattttcaataaaattaaatctaTAGATATAAACGAAATatacaaacattgaatgaacaatttattattcaaacgattaaacttttattattttataacCAAAGAGATGCCATGCAGACACAAGTCCTCTCTTTTTCTATCGCCTggttataatatatatagatcatcatcatgtgtgtgtgtatgtatatgtCTGTGTACCGTATTTGGGATTCAATTATGGATGTTTAGtagtgatattttttttttcttaaaactaatccacatttttttttggcttttaaaatcaaatactactactactactactattactacttctatttttttcactatagAAATTTTCTTACATGTCAGCGTTTCtcgaactttttttttggctgcagatctgtattttttttttatatttttttgattggctCATGGACCACAGTTTGGGAATAGGCTGTAATtataaatcataatcatcgtttttttttttgtttgtttgtttgtttgttaaatGCCGACCTGTTTAATAGCAaataacatcaacattatcatcatatgaaaatgattgattgatatgtCGTCATATGCAggcctgtgtgtgtgtgtgtgtgtgtgtatgtgtgtggcattataaaatttttataacaGGAAAACATAGggtgtgtttgtgaatatatatgaaatacTAGCAGTTAAAGAATTTAATAGCaccatgatcatgatcatgatgatgatgatgatgatgagaaatcaAATATAACAAGAATATGTATGTGttgtaaaaattgaaatataggaagagaaaaaaaataaatgtgacTATTATTGCATAAATTAgtggctgtttttttttcttgatggtGGTTATGAAAACTAACAACCatgaagtggaaaaaaaaccagccaacgaaaaaaagaaacatgaCCATAATTATTCAGAATCGAAAAAAgagaatcgattttttttgttctccgTTCTCCATTATATGTTTGCCATGTTGACAACTTaccttatttttttttgatgtttgaaaaaaaattaagataATCCAATTCTAATTATTTCACGAAAATGACGAATCAATACGATGGCTGATGAAAATCGATAATAGTGAATAACGAATCATCAAAGTTATAtatgaaaagagaaaaaaaaatcactaaaTTAGTAtaatttgttgattaatgtttttgttttgtaattattaagatttatatatgaatcagaaaacaaacaaacagagaaaatcattttctagaatttgattcgttataaaatcatcatggattatcattcgaatgaatttttgtttttttttggggtgattttataaaaaaaaacgtaaataaattttttgtgttttcacatatttttttgtttttgtttttgtgagCTCACGTAATTGTagaaccaaacaacaacaacaacaacaaccactaCTACcgccatcatttttgatataTAATTCTGTATTGATACATGTGTACACCGATGGATGAGGCCACTACcaaaatatacaaaaaaaaaaaaaataccgcaCCCATTATGTATACATACCACCACATTGGagaggaaagaaaaaaaaattctggttaaacaacaaccactactactactactactactagtaTGATACAGTGACactaccattttttttgttgcgtTAGAATCATTCagaattcgattcgatttaagaattttgttttattttgaaatttaaaaaaattaataaaataaaattttctatattcATGGAATgttgtaaataaaaatttaaaattatcataagttttatgatgatatgacCATATCAATTTCTGATAAAATTGGTGACAATTCTTTCAATAATTCATCTTtgccaccattattatcgatacGATAATTCCATTGTTGATATTCATCAAGACCACATTCAgttgtttgatcatcaataccAATGGTGAATTTCCATCCACGATCTATTCGTATTGAATCATCGGATCGTATACGAATGGTTAATTGTTTACAATTGTTGTctaaattaatttcattttcatctgaTTGAAAATAACGTAAATCTGTTGGACGACGTGCATCATTCAATATCCAAATCGGTTTTTTATGGCCATTATTTTGTCGATATGAATCCAATATTGCAATACGTAAAAAATGATGTGGATCATATTGTCGTACAGATTCACTCCATTCAACCATTTGTTTACGAAACGATTCTTTatattgtgatgatgttaataatTCTTCATAATTCAAACCATTACGACGTGCATATTCACATTTGATTGGTGCCGATATACGAAATGAAAGTATCTGATCGGGATATCgttcaattaataattgttCAACATAATCTTTGCCAGATTTTCGTTTTCCACTTAATATTAGAACAAGTTTaggttttttcaattctttgatTGCATGAATAGATTCCATACGAATCGTATCTAAAtccaattcaaatgatgatgacatttttgttttgttttgttttgttttaatcaCTGAAAGAATTGTGTTCGTTTAGCCAAAGATGTTtatgatggatgaatgaagagaaacaaaaaaaaaactgtttcGATTATTCAACGTTAATAAATTGAAACCgcattttatttgattgctgagcacacaaacacacacacacatacacctGTAATATGTGTGAATCTTAAccgaataaatgaatttttatttattttatcatttgaaatcgATTGCCAGCTGGCTGGCCAAAACACCACAATTAACAGCACAATTATGTTACGTATCTTTTGAACAGGTAGAATTaagaattaaattttttattcattgaaaattattgataacaatcaaacaaagaaaaaaaaaatttttttttgtatcatcaatcatcaatttgattaagATTCTGTATCGCAAATTCGGGACAACAAAATTTCCGAATATAAACGATTCAATTTGCCTTCCACATGATAACGAATACTAGTTCCATCTGGTGTTTTTTCCTTTATAatctatttatatatatacaaaaatagAATACAGAACGATTTGATGTTTAAAAATTAtagaatattcaaaaaaaaaaaaaaacaccataGAAACTTACCCGATGAAAATGGCAAGCACATTTACCGGGATAGAAATCCTTATACATGGCAATGGTTTTATTGAATGTATCGATCActtcaaaattcaatcgtAATGCTTCATCAATGAGCAATTGATTTTGTAAGGCCAATTTAATTTGTTCACTCtataattttgatcatcatatgatttttgtgaaaagaaaaacaaacacaagcatgtaataaacaaataatataTTTACCACAGGCATATAATGTACACCAATAACCGATTGATGAAATCCTGATCCAAGTGTTTTCACAACCAAACgaatttgatcatcagaatcatttGGTAAATCCAAGCCTaaatcacatgatgatgaaaggtggattaatttttttttgttattttcaacaacaaacaatttctGCTTACGATCGTAATTCTTGTCTAGCTATATGAAGATGTTGTCGTGATATCCATTGTACACcgccaatgatgataatatttttaatcggttcaatcattttatcatcaaggAATCTGGAATTGAAATCATGTGAATATTGtgtccaaacaaacaaaaacaacttaCGTTTGATGTAATGAATCATGAAAAACTTGAGCAAATGATGGCCGTTGATTAGGTGGTAACCAAAATTTTGGATAATAAGCAAAACTAATGGTTGTATCCAGATCGATTAAACGATAGGATTTATGATCATGTGTTTTATCCGCTTCGGTTAATGTTCTATTTAAACGTTCCATTATATAATGCATTATTCCACGATTGGTTGAATCACCGATCAAAAGAATCTAGAATTTAAgggaaattaaatttaaaaaattaaaatttttttttgtttcatttgtataaccaattacatttttattgGATAAACATTTTCGTAAATGTTCTGGTTCCACTGGTATTCGATAACGACAACGATATGGTAACCATTGTAATTCTGACCAAATACAGCCATTTAGCTTCGTACAATTAATACATGGTAATAGCCATCGACCATTTTCAGCTCCATGTTgacagatttttttcgtttctatttgatcaatttgtttcaaacaatcattattattattcaatattgttGTCTTTGTACAAgtttgatttgttgattgCCAACCACATGATTCATTTGGATATACACGTAGATCACAGTCTTGTATAAGATTACATatttgatattgttgttgttgttgtttttgttgttgttgttgctgttgttgttgttgttcataatcaataaattgtgttgatgatgatgatgatgattctaaaAGTGTTTGTCTATGTATCACAATCGTATAAATAGCAAGCACCATATTACTATCGGATAATTTTCTATTCACTAATGTTAAtcttattgaattttcaccAATACCaagtgaaaaattcaaacgtCCTGATTgtatattataataatgattatctaATCGTATCCATGTATCACAATGTGCTACTTCTGTATCAATTTGTATCAACATATTATCATATGATATTGGTTGATTTAGGTTATAATGTTTTTGATATGGTTGAAATTTTGGTCGAAGTTCCAGATCATTtggataaagaatttttaaatgttttaaTTGTGATAAACTATATGGATCATTTGTACATTCTATTTTATGGttaatgatttcatcatcaatatcaatattatgattatcaccGGTTATTGTTGCCATTGTTGtccaatttaaatttgttaAATCATGATGTACATCAAAATGTTGTACATCATTCAAAGGCAATGAAGATTTATTATCTTCCACTATTTGAGCAAACATTGCTTCAACAACTGGATGTAATCTTTCTGTTTGATATTCAAAATGTTTGTATTTATCCATTACCATTTCCTTGGTTTGACTTGATatctgattatcattattattgttattttcactgttactagtagtagtagtagtatcAATTTGGAGcaaaatttgttcaaataaAGCTCGTATATTTGAATATTCAGTCATATTCTGCCATCGATATggataaattgattcaaaatttacGTCCCTcatttgatccatttgattCCAGCTATTAATCAAATATTCTAAATCCTGTTGGCTAAGGCAAACATTATGTGAAATATGACAATTAATGCCAAGAAGGCCAAAATGATcgccatcaatcaattcacgaagtttaattgaaaatttatcaaaatttttatcattcaaattttgtgTTGATTTGGCCAACAATCGATATGTatccaattgaaattgattcaataattttttcgataatttaTCTTCATGTTGTCCAAGTTCGAGTTGTTCAAgttgatcgattgataaaAGATTAACAATGAATGCCTGATAGTTTTCCGTATGTCGAATAACAATATCAAATATtaaacattgaaatgattgtaTTGCCGATGGATAGATGGCATCtggtgatgattgtaaattcAATAAACGATCATTAACTTCCAttagaatcaatgaatataatataacACGATGTACTGATTGACGTGCCattttcatatcattattcgacgatgattgttgtagatgattccaaaaattttccaaattatccaatggatcatcatcatcatcatcattattattattatttgatgatggtgatttattattattctgtttaTATGGTAATATTAATCcatattgatattgaaaaacaCGTAATGGATTCAATGATGTGATCAATACAAATATTCGTAATTTAATCGGTTGGCTATGATAATGGACTActtgttgaataaaatgttgtcgtattattattggaccTAATAATGGTGTCGATATCATAATCGTAtgtaacgatgatgattgtgattgttgtcgTAACGCTAAACGATTGATCTGTATTAATCGTGATCGATCTGTTTGTGAAAATATCTGTAATGGTTCACTTATTGATGAtagttgattattattatgataatggcCATATTCTAATGTCCAATTTGTTGAATAACCTAAGGCATCGGAAACATCAAGaaatttttgtaaattttgtGGCAACGTAAAACAAAGCGGCGATAAGGGCTGTTGCCGTAATGCTGGATATTTTCTaaccaaatcaaataaattacaTCGAATATCTGGCATTTTAATTAAAAGGGTTAATTGTTCAATATTTTGGCGATATAATTGTCGACTATTTAAATGGgtgtttgtcatcatcattgtttgatcattattgattgtcgttgttgttgtttttattaattgatgataatcaattgtaTCATCAATCACAATGATATCACattgattcatattcataaGGGTTATATTTAGATTGTTCcacaaatgaaacatttcattattattattcatcaaacgATATAAAGATGATGGTAAATATATTCGGcccttttgttgttgttgttgtggacaTTCCAAAATTGTTGCCTTTTTGATCTAcgaaacgagaaaaaaaatcaaatttccgATTAAATtacaatgataaacaaaat from Dermatophagoides farinae isolate YC_2012a chromosome 5, ASM2471394v1, whole genome shotgun sequence includes:
- the LOC124499921 gene encoding uncharacterized protein LOC124499921 is translated as MVVKVFISGISASKEVKKHQLRAQFLLDSYKIKYELIDIADPLLESQKEIMLQAAKRRNESMPPQPPQFFNDDQYCGDYEDLENANDNDQLFQFLKLEEDITIENGDGDENDLFNPTGETATKGDENDNDKPKENGHDDNNNNNNNNDDENEDDDEDVKMEVREQVTINGVVYEIPPDRKINIGGRIIDVDELMKEEGDEIELDDVDDNLKDGILNKTDENDEKDDDDDEDEEDEDEKE
- the Pmvk gene encoding phosphomevalonate kinase — protein: MSSSFELDLDTIRMESIHAIKELKKPKLVLILSGKRKSGKDYVEQLLIERYPDQILSFRISAPIKCEYARRNGLNYEELLTSSQYKESFRKQMVEWSESVRQYDPHHFLRIAILDSYRQNNGHKKPIWILNDARRPTDLRYFQSDENEINLDNNCKQLTIRIRSDDSIRIDRGWKFTIGIDDQTTECGLDEYQQWNYRIDNNGGKDELLKELSPILSEIDMVISS
- the LOC124499853 gene encoding cadherin-like and PC-esterase domain-containing protein 1 — encoded protein: MPVSEQIKLALQNQLLIDEALRLNFEVIDTFNKTIAMYKDFYPGKCACHFHRIIKEKTPDGTSIRYHVEGKLNRLYSEILLSRICDTES
- the LOC142597292 gene encoding uncharacterized protein LOC142597292 isoform X1, which produces MKLKLILPIRLTTQMILRHWLLLRHLFTLLLAITIGLLFLSLYFINIYGVNPNGLSSSTSIRTESDHHSILAFIDNSVEQQQQQQEQEDDPWWQWFCPKLSDNDQQQQPLSQQTNQSIYFATDDDDGGGGGGGGDDNNNEITIDSRYTIMAKQVDAMMAIRQKKRFRFIHKRLDSMLNKIKKATILECPQQQQQKGRIYLPSSLYRLMNNNNEMFHLWNNLNITLMNMNQCDIIVIDDTIDYHQLIKTTTTTINNDQTMMMTNTHLNSRQLYRQNIEQLTLLIKMPDIRCNLFDLVRKYPALRQQPLSPLCFTLPQNLQKFLDVSDALGYSTNWTLEYGHYHNNNQLSSISEPLQIFSQTDRSRLIQINRLALRQQSQSSSLHTIMISTPLLGPIIIRQHFIQQVVHYHSQPIKLRIFVLITSLNPLRVFQYQYGLILPYKQNNNKSPSSNNNNNDDDDDDPLDNLENFWNHLQQSSSNNDMKMARQSVHRVILYSLILMEVNDRLLNLQSSPDAIYPSAIQSFQCLIFDIVIRHTENYQAFIVNLLSIDQLEQLELGQHEDKLSKKLLNQFQLDTYRLLAKSTQNLNDKNFDKFSIKLRELIDGDHFGLLGINCHISHNVCLSQQDLEYLINSWNQMDQMRDVNFESIYPYRWQNMTEYSNIRALFEQILLQIDTTTTTSNSENNNNNDNQISSQTKEMVMDKYKHFEYQTERLHPVVEAMFAQIVEDNKSSLPLNDVQHFDVHHDLTNLNWTTMATITGDNHNIDIDDEIINHKIECTNDPYSLSQLKHLKILYPNDLELRPKFQPYQKHYNLNQPISYDNMLIQIDTEVAHCDTWIRLDNHYYNIQSGRLNFSLGIGENSIRLTLVNRKLSDSNMVLAIYTIVIHRQTLLESSSSSSTQFIDYEQQQQQQQQQQKQQQQQYQICNLIQDCDLRVYPNESCGWQSTNQTCTKTTILNNNNDCLKQIDQIETKKICQHGAENGRWLLPCINCTKLNGCIWSELQWLPYRCRYRIPVEPEHLRKCLSNKNILLIGDSTNRGIMHYIMERLNRTLTEADKTHDHKSYRLIDLDTTISFAYYPKFWLPPNQRPSFAQVFHDSLHQTFLDDKMIEPIKNIIIIGGVQWISRQHLHIARQELRS
- the LOC142597292 gene encoding uncharacterized protein LOC142597292 isoform X2 is translated as MKLKLILPIRLTTQMILRHWLLLRHLFTLLLAITIGLLFLSLYFINIYGVNPNGLSSSTSIRTESDHHSILAFIDNSVEQQQQQQEQEDDPWWQWFCPKLSDNDQQQQPLSQQTNQSIYFATDDDDGGGGGGGGDDNNNEITIDSRYTIMAKQVDAMMAIRQKKRFRFIHKRLDSMLNKIKKATILECPQQQQQKGRIYLPSSLYRLMNNNNEMFHLWNNLNITLMNMNQCDIIVIDDTIDYHQLIKTTTTTINNDQTMMMTNTHLNSRQLYRQNIEQLTLLIKMPDIRCNLFDLVRKYPALRQQPLSPLCFTLPQNLQKFLDVSDALGYSTNWTLEYGHYHNNNQLSSISEPLQIFSQTDRSRLIQINRLALRQQSQSSSLHTIMISTPLLGPIIIRQHFIQQVVHYHSQPIKLRIFVLITSLNPLRVFQYQYGLILPYKQNNNKSPSSNNNNNDDDDDDPLDNLENFWNHLQQSSSNNDMKMARQSVHRVILYSLILMEVNDRLLNLQSSPDAIYPSAIQSFQCLIFDIVIRHTENYQAFIVNLLSIDQLEQLELGQHEDKLSKKLLNQFQLDTYRLLAKSTQNLNDKNFDKFSIKLRELIDGDHFGLLGINCHISHNVCLSQQDLEYLINSWNQMDQMRDVNFESIYPYRWQNMTEYSNIRALFEQILLQIDTTTTTSNSENNNNNDNQISSQTKEMVMDKYKHFEYQTERLHPVVEAMFAQIVEDNKSSLPLNDVQHFDVHHDLTNLNWTTMATITGDNHNIDIDDEIINHKIECTNDPYSLSQLKHLKILYPNDLELRPKFQPYQKHYNLNQPISYDNMLIQIDTEVAHCDTWIRLDNHYYNIQSGRLNFSLGIGENSIRLTLVNRKLSDSNMVLAIYTIVIHRQTLLESSSSSSTQFIDYEQQQQQQQQQQKQQQQQYQICNLIQDCDLRVYPNESCGWQSTNQTCTKTTILNNNNDCLKQIDQIETKKICQHGAENGRWLLPCINCTKLNGCIWSELQWLPYRCRYRIPVEPEHLRKCLSNKNILLIGDSTNRGIMHYIMERLNRTLTEADKTHDHKSYRLIDLDTTISFAYYPKFWLPPNQRPSFAQVFHDSLHQT